Genomic window (Phycisphaeraceae bacterium):
ACGCGTTTGTCAACTGCATAATCCAGTCGCGTCCTACATCATCGAGCAGATGATGGGCCATGTGCTTCTGGTACCAGATCGTTTTCTGCTGTGGGATCTCACCTGTCAGCCACGCTGTGACCCTTTGCCAGTCACGATCGTGTGCTGTTATCACTTCATCGGCTCCGGGATGATCGAGCTTTGTTTCATCAAGATAGTGCGAGTAAAGCGGCTCATCCGTCACAAATGTGTCGGATCGCGCGCCCCACGAGCGCAGCATTGCGGTAGATATATTCCGCGGCCCTGACCACATCGCGATTCGTTGCCCATCCATCCGAGATCGTAGTCCGTGTGTGTGCTAACGCACCATCTCGCAGGGCTGATGCAGGACGGGCTGGTCCGCAATCTCCACCAGCACATCGATCGCGTCTCTCACACTAGCGGGAAGCTGGATCGCACCGATGTTCGAATCCGCAGGATTGTCCATCAACTCACGCACCTTCGCGAACGGCCAGGCATCAAACAACTGCTTCGGTCCTGTCTCGACGATGTCCGCATCACCAGCCTGTTGGTGGATGTGATCCAGTTCGATGTCGTGCAGCAGCACCCATGCTCCCGGCGCAAGAACCGGTAGCAGCGCCATCAGATCGACCGTTGCTGCCGGGTGCCGATGATCCGCATCGATCATCGCAAGCTGAACCGAACCAGGCACATGATCCATCGCCGCTTCACGAGCGGTTGTCTGCGTTCGCACATTCACGCTATCAGCAAGAACCGGGCAGATGTCCTGGACGGCAGCACCAACAGCATGAGTCGGATCGAAGTAGCATGTGCGAGTGAGATCGTACGCGTGCACCATCGGTTGCTTGTGCTGCGCGGAGAACAAGTGCAGTCCCAATGTGAATGTAGCGGTTGATACGCCGGATGCAACACCAATCTCGATCACTGTATCTGGCTTTGTCAGTTCAAGCATGTCCCAGATGAATGCTGCATCCCGACTGTTGATGTGTCCGCGCGCCCACGCGGGCCAGCCCGCGTTTTTGCAAAGCTGATCTATCCACGGACGTTCGCGTTTCAAACCCAACTGTGCACGATGCACCGGAGCAGGATCAATCTCATCCGCTTGTACGTGCGTCACAATATTGCTGGTTGTGTGCAGCTGAGCTTTTATTTCAATATGAGTCGCCGCGTCGTCATGATGAACGCGCGATATTGATTCGTTTGTGTAGACAGGAACCACATCCCAGCCGTGCTTCGATGCTAGCAGCTTTGCCCGCTCAATAACCACACTTTCATACCCATCAGATGAGGGGAGCACAACGACGTTGCCTGCCTCAATAGACGGCACCTCATCGGGTGTATATACGGGGATGTCTTCAATCGCGTCAACAGCCGGATTGTCATCGACAATGCACACAAGCTTCAACCGCTGCGTCGGCCATCCCTGCTGGAGCAGCCATCTCGTGTGTCTACCCGCGCCATACAGCACAACGTGCGTGCAATGGCGTTCACAAAGCAGATCTTCGATCTGCTGCCAGTATCGCTGCTTGATCGCATCAGTTTTCCATGTAGCAAACGCGCGATCCGGTGTCGGCAATGAGTTCACCCCACGATGATAACGCACAAGGTTCTCTGCCCGCTCACGCGATTCTGATTGCGTCACACTACTCGGCAGCGCATCAAGCCACGGTGTCCAGTCCGGCGAGATGAATACATCCCTGGAAGCGTTTGTCCATCGCCAGAGCTCGTGTGACTCTGCATGCTGCAGCGCCGCCTTGTTGTCCTTTGCAAGCTGTGCATGCACGGCGCGATGCCCTGCGAGCCAGTGCCCGGCCTTCTCCCCAAGATACTGCGACCAGTACGAAACAACATCGTCCCACATGCGCTCGCGAGCAGCACTAGACACGCTGTCTGGCGTCAACAGCGCTCTCGCAAGCATATCTTCAGGCACCGGTTTCACACACCGGAACGAGAGTGTCGGCGCGCGATACACAAGGTCCAATGGTTCAAAGAACTCACGCAGTTGCCACATGTGGATCGGAATCCATGGCAATCGAAAATCACCAAAGTCTTGCTGCACAACAATGCCACCAGGCACAACGTGGCGAGCAAACGCATGTAGCACTGTCACGTGAACCCGCCACGACTTTGCAATGTCCACAAAAAGCAGTTCGATTGGCTGATCTGATGGATACAGCGAGTTTGTGTCGCATCCCGTCACATATTCGGGCAATCGCCCCTCATGGATGTGCAGCCGATGCAATCGGTGCTGGTGCAGATGCTCGTACTGCTTCCTGAAACTCTCGTTCGGTCGAATGCCGTAGGTTGCAAGTTCCGGCGATGATGTAAACACTGACTCGTCCGGTGATTCGAAGCTATCGTAAACATGGATGAATGCGTCCGGCTGGCTTGATATGCTCAGCCCCTCACACAGCGCGCTTGTTGATCCACCCAGAAAGCACCCAAGTTCAACAACATTCCCATATCCAGATGTCTGTGATGCGAGCCAGTGGATGTAGTTCAGCTCACGCGGCGCAAGCATCGACGGCGCGCAACGCTCCGCTGACATGGGAAGGACCAGACTCGGCGCTGTTTCTTCCCCGCGTGAATCAATAGGAAGAACCCCGGTTAAACGGTCAGTTGCAAGATCACGCAGGCCCATGGTGTCTCCCGTTCACTGTGACAAGGAATCTGTAC
Coding sequences:
- a CDS encoding class I SAM-dependent methyltransferase, whose protein sequence is MGLRDLATDRLTGVLPIDSRGEETAPSLVLPMSAERCAPSMLAPRELNYIHWLASQTSGYGNVVELGCFLGGSTSALCEGLSISSQPDAFIHVYDSFESPDESVFTSSPELATYGIRPNESFRKQYEHLHQHRLHRLHIHEGRLPEYVTGCDTNSLYPSDQPIELLFVDIAKSWRVHVTVLHAFARHVVPGGIVVQQDFGDFRLPWIPIHMWQLREFFEPLDLVYRAPTLSFRCVKPVPEDMLARALLTPDSVSSAARERMWDDVVSYWSQYLGEKAGHWLAGHRAVHAQLAKDNKAALQHAESHELWRWTNASRDVFISPDWTPWLDALPSSVTQSESRERAENLVRYHRGVNSLPTPDRAFATWKTDAIKQRYWQQIEDLLCERHCTHVVLYGAGRHTRWLLQQGWPTQRLKLVCIVDDNPAVDAIEDIPVYTPDEVPSIEAGNVVVLPSSDGYESVVIERAKLLASKHGWDVVPVYTNESISRVHHDDAATHIEIKAQLHTTSNIVTHVQADEIDPAPVHRAQLGLKRERPWIDQLCKNAGWPAWARGHINSRDAAFIWDMLELTKPDTVIEIGVASGVSTATFTLGLHLFSAQHKQPMVHAYDLTRTCYFDPTHAVGAAVQDICPVLADSVNVRTQTTAREAAMDHVPGSVQLAMIDADHRHPAATVDLMALLPVLAPGAWVLLHDIELDHIHQQAGDADIVETGPKQLFDAWPFAKVRELMDNPADSNIGAIQLPASVRDAIDVLVEIADQPVLHQPCEMVR